In Cicer arietinum cultivar CDC Frontier isolate Library 1 chromosome 7, Cicar.CDCFrontier_v2.0, whole genome shotgun sequence, a single window of DNA contains:
- the LOC101504561 gene encoding expansin-A23-like, which translates to MSHSLLPLAFFVILLVQVVVAVDPNWYDARATFYGDEGGAETMQGACGYGDLFKQGYGLATTALSTALFHNGATCGACFEIICVNDPQWCIEGAGSIIVTATNFCPPNYTKPKEIWCNPPQKHFDLSYKMFTTIAKYEAGVIPVKYRRVPCIKSGGVRFELNGNPYFVIVLVYNVANAGDVTRMSVKGSNTGWIPMSRNWGQNWNLGSNLVGQALSFWVTTSDGKALEFSSVAPSNWQFGQTYEGNGNFL; encoded by the exons ATGTCTcattctttgcttcctttagcCTTTTTTGTGATCCTACTCGTACAGGTCGTGGTTGCCGTTGACCCAAATTGGTATGATGCTCGTGCAACCTTCTATGGTGACGAGGGAGGTGCTGAAACCATGC AGGGGGCTTGTGGTTATGGTGATCTATTCAAACAAGGATATGGACTTGCAACTACAGCACTAAGCACAGCTCTATTCCATAATGGAGCTACTTGTGGTGCATGTTTTGAGATCATATGCGTCAATGATCCACAATGGTGCATAGAGGGTGCAGGCTCAATCATAGTAACCGCAACAAATTTTTGTCCTCCAAATTACACCAAGCCTAAAGAAATTTGGTGTAATCCTCCACAAAAACACTTTGACTTATCATACAAAATGTTTACCACTATTGCAAAATATGAAGCTGGTGTCATCCCCGTTAAATATAGACGTGTTCCATGCATCAAAAGTGGGGGGGTTAGATTTGAGCTAAATGGAAACccttattttgtaattgttttagTGTATAATGTTGCTAATGCTGGTGATGTTACTCGTATGAGTGTTAAAGGTTCTAACACTGGATGGATTCCCATGTCACGCAATTGGGGACAAAATTGGAACCTTGGAAGTAATTTGGTTGGACAAGCATTGTCATTTTGGGTTACTACAAGTGATGGAAAAGCTTTGGAGTTTAGTTCGGTTGCTCCTTCCAATTGGCAATTTGGTCAAACCTATGAGGGCAAtggaaattttttatga